The sequence TTCACGGCGCTCCTCATAAGCCGCTCCGACACCGCGGGAACTGACCAGCCGCTTTGGAAGCAACACGGCCAGGAATGGGTTCTGCGTCTTAAAAGCCAGGGCCAAATACTCGAGCATCACTTCCAGCAGGCCGTCACACCCAGAGGCAATACCGTGGCCCGATTCTCCTCCCTGTCCTCCGGAGGGCAACTAAGCCCGGAGCACTCCCTCCAGGCTCTGTTGCGCCAAGTGAAGGATACTCTCGACCAATGACCTTCTCCCAGACCGATATCGACGCGGAATCGCGGAAACAAGCTGGTGAATCCCTCATTGTCCAGCTTCGCCTGTGCCTTGCGGATATGCGATCATGCCTGGAAGCCGGGCACACCGCCGATGCAATTATCCAACGCAACGTCGTTCTGCCTCTGCTTGAGCAGCTTGGGAAGCTGCTGTCCCAAGAAGGCCCTCTTGAAGCGGTCTCGCACAGCGGAACCGACCCCGAGACACTCCAAGCCTTCAGACGCGCGGCTGGGGTTGATCTGGAGAAAATGGAGAGCCGCTACCGATCCGTATGCTCTGGCGAATGGAGATCCGTGGCTGACGAAAAGAGGGAAGCCGCTGTACGCAGGGAGGGCCGGAACTGGGCGCTGTGGCTAGGCATTACCTCTCTCTTGCTCGCTGCCTGGTGGGGATGGCAATGGTCTCGCCAGGAGGCGGCCCGGGCTGAAATCGATGCGGCTAAATCCGTCACGGCGTCGCAGGCCGTGAAGCTCGTCAGCATCACCGCCTGGCTCGCCCAAAAGACGCAAGGGAAACCCCTTGCGGCCTTTGCCAGGGACATGACCCCTGATTGTTCCGGGATAGACGTGCGTCAGACCTTGCCCAACCACCCCTGCCGGGAAGCCTGGGTTTTCAACCGGCACTCGATATTCAAAGCGGCAATCCCCGCCCCTGGCCAGCCCATAGACGCGCCCAGCGAGATTTTTTTCGACCCCTGGGGTGCGCCGTATCTCCTGCTTATACCCCCGGCAGGTCTCCCCCGCATAGTTTCAGCTGGGCCGGACGGTCGTCTTGGCACCCCGGATGACGTGGGCGTGGACATCCCCTACTGGCGTTTGGGCGAAGACGGCGGCCGGGACCGGCAGTAGTCGGCCGCATCCAGGACCACCTTGATGGTGGCCTCTCCTGCCACCCCTTGAGTTATTTCCGCAAGCACCGCCTCAGTCTCCAACTGCGCGGTTTGGTCCCAATCCATGGACGAAATGGTTATGGCCATTTGGGTCCGTACCCCTTGCTGCGCCTCTTTGCCGTAAGCGTATTCCAAAACGTAACACAGATTGACGCTTGCCTTTGCCAGAACCATCCGGTCCCTGCCTGAGAAGATACGGCCATTGCCGGCTTTGCCCACCAGTTGATCAAGAGCGAATATGCCGGTCGCCCGGGCCATGGTCTGTCCCTGCCTCCCGGGATAGGTCGACCAGGTTACTTTTGAAAAAAAGGGATACTTTTCGAAAGCCTGCTCCAGGGTAAGCGTCGAACCATCCCCTGCTCGTTCCGCCTTGATCCTGGCCACCGGATCAGGCCCGCAACCATGGAGAAGGAGCATCAAGAGGAGTATCCCCACCATCTCCGCCGGCCAGATGGCAAGGACATTACCCGAAGCCATTCTCTGCTGACTTCGAGCAAAGTCCCTGCCCCGGGTCTCGGCTTGCTGGACGGATGGCAGCACTGGCGCAAACAACCGATGACGTGAGCGTCAGTCAGCTGAGTTGAAGGTGCCGCAGTTTTCACAGGAGAAACCGTAGAACCTGGCCTCTCCATCCACCACCTCCACTTCGACATGGTTCATGTGCCCACATTTCTCGCACTGGATGATGGCGATACCAGCCTTGGGGTCGTACATGCACTCTTCGCCCCTGATGACCACTGTCTCGGTAAATTCGTCCATGCTCATGGCAAACCTCCAAGAGTATTCTTGTGGAAGATACACTCAGTGGAAGAATAATGGCAACGGCTTATGCCCCGAGAAAGTAGCGGGAGGCGGCTACCAGAGCCATCCCTGCCAAAACTGGGCCGAAAAAACCCTTGGTCCGCCAAGCCAGGATGCCCGTCAGCAGGGATGCCCAGAGAAAGCAGTTGTCCGCGGTGAAGCGAAGCCTGCCTCCCTCAAGAAGAACCGACTGGGCCAGGAGCGCCCCGAGCACGGCGGGTGGGACAACGGAGAGAAAACGCCGGAGCGGCTCCGGCATGGACCGGGTAGCGAAAAACAAAGCCGGGACGACCCTCGGAACATAGGTTACCGCCGCCATACCAACTATGGTCAGGAAGATTTCTGACTGATTCATCTCTCGCTACCCGCTCTTGCACAGTCCACGGGCCGATGAATAAAACTCTCTTCCCATATCATTGGCTGCCTGCTGCTTCAGCTTTGCGGTTTTTCGTCCAAGGTGTTGCGGCGGCCACCGCCGCGGCCACAACCGCTGCGACGAGAGTGGCATAGGGAGCTGCCGGGGTCTGGGAAAGCACCAAGGCAATTGCCGCCCCCAAGCCTCCAGCCAGAACATGCGCAAAAGAGAGAAGCTGGCCCACCAGAAGAACAGCGAACATGGCCGCCAGGGCGAAATCCAGCCCAAAAGGCTTGACGTCCGGGACGAATCCACCGGCCACCGCCCCGGCCAGTCCCCCGATCACCCAGGCTGACTGGGTGAACATGTTGATGGCCAAAGTATGTGTGGCTGATTGTTGCTGATTGTGGAAGCGTGTGGCGTGCAGTGCGAACGTCTCGTCCGTGAGCTGGTAGCAGAAACGGGCGATACGCCGCCTTGGCCAGCCGCCAAGATACGGAGAGAGCGCCGCTGAGAAGAGCACATGGCGCAGATTCACCACCAAGGTCGTGGCAATGACCGACACTGGCGGCGCACCGGCTCCGAGCATGTCCACACCAATGAGCTGGGCGGAGCCCGCGAATACCAGCACGGACATGAGGCCCGTGTTGGCCACCGAAAGACCAGCCTTCACCGCGAGCACCCCATAGGCGAAGCCCACGGGAAGATAGCCGAGCACGATAGGCAGGGCCTGGCTGAATGCACTTGGCTCGCGGCGTTTCGTTTCGAACATCGTGGGGGGGCTACAGCCAAGCACAAGAAGGGTCAAGCGACTGTTAGCCCCTCAAACGGCTGGCAGACCCAACCTGATTGGCGTAGAAAGAAACAGCGAGGCCAAACACCGTGAAAACCAGCCGGACCATCACCACCTGCACCCGGGACTGCCCAAGCTGTTGCGGGCTTGTCGCCCAGGTAGAGAACGGCAGGCTCACGGGCATCTCCGGCAATCCGGACCACCCTCTCAACAAGGGCGGCTGCTGCGCCAAGATGAAGCACTATGTAAACCGGGTGTACAGCCCGGAGAGGGTGCTCCACCCCATGCGCCGCCAAGGTGCCGCGTGGAACCGCATCAGCTGGGAAGAGGCACTGGACGAATGGGCGCAACGGATCAAGACGATTATCGCCCAGTCCGGCTCCGAGGCGATTCTCCACTACCAGGGGTATGGCGAGCGCACAGCGCTCAAGCTCTTGAACGCCCGCTTTTTCTCTCACCTGGGCGGTGCCACCACGCTTACAGGCTCGCTCTGCAGCGGCACGGCATTCGCCGCCATGGGTCTGGACTTCGGGACACGCGTCTCCCACGATCCCCTGGACCATCTGAACAGCCGAACGATCATCCTCTGGGGTCGCAATCCGGCCGCAACCCAGTTCAACATGGCCCGGATACTGGGCCTTGCTCGTAAAAATGGTTCGACCATCTGGCTTGTGGACCCGGCGGCCACCGAGAGTCTCGCTCTGTGCGACCGGCACATCCAGGTGAAGCCCGGAGCGGACCTCCACCTGGCCCTGGGTGCTGCCAGAATAATCCTGGAGAATTCCTGGGAGGACTCATCCTTCCTGGCGAACCGGACAGAGGGGTTTGACGCGTTCAAGCAGTTGGTCTTCTCACAATCGTGTACCGGCCACGCTGATCGCGCAGGCGTTGACCCCGCAGACATCTATGATCTGGCCCAGGCCATGTGCAAGTCCGGGCCAGCCGCCGTGCTCCTTGGCTGGGGCATGCACCGCCACACCGATGCCCACGCCTCGGTCCGGGCCATCGATGCTTTGGCTGCAATCACCGGAAACATCGGAATCCCGGGCGGAGGAGTGAGCCAGGGATTCGAGGAATACGGTCCGTATGACCAAACCGTTTGGGGAGATGAACTGCACCCTCCACGCCGAACCCTGCGCATCCCCACAATCGGCGCTGAAATTCTCGGAGCTGAGAATCCGCCCGTGCGCATGGCCGTGGTCAGCGCCGCAAACCCTGTTTGCATGGCCCCGGATTCCGGGCAGGTGGCCCTGGCCTTCGCTTCGCGGGAGTTCGTGGTCTACCTGGGCCACTTCATGGACGACACCGCCCGCCATGCACACCTCTTCTTGCCCTGCGCAACCTTCCTGGAAGAGGACGACATCGTGGCTGCATACGGGCACAACCACGTGGGCCCGGTGAACAAGGCCATCGAACCCCTCGGCCAATGCCGCTCCCAGTTCGACATCTATCAAAGCCTTGCGAAGCGTTTTCCCTTCGCCCAGGACTTTGTAAAACCCATGGACGAATGGCTTGAGATCATCTGCCGCCCGTTTCTGGAAAAAGGGTTCACACTGGACACACTCCGCAAGGGACCTGCCAGAGACCCGGACGCCCCCATGGTCCCATGGAGCGACGGGGCCTTCCTTACCTCCTCAGGCAGGTTCGAATTCATCGGAGATATTCTAGAGACCACGGACGGCGAGCAGGAATATCCCCTGACCCTTCTCACCACGGGCAGCCCCAAGCACTTGTGCTCCGAACTGACCCTGGCCGAACATTCGCCACTGCCCGAGGCCCGCATCCACCCGGACACAGGCCGGGAGCTGGGTCTTGCCGAGAATTCTCCTGCCTATTTAAAGAGCGATCTCGGCCGCATGACCGTGCTGGTTGTGTTTGACCCCCGCCAACGCAAGGACGTGTGTCTGTGCCGCAGGGGCGGTTGGATAACCGCAGGACACGGTTTGAACCGCCTCATTCCGGCCCGGGTCAGCAGCCTGGGAAACGGAACTCCCTATTACCAGACCCGGGTGGTCCTTCGGCCGGTTGACAGCAAAGACGCCGGGAACTAGCTACACCTTTCCTTATTCCACTTTCCGGAGGCTTCATGCTCCCAATTCCGGTTACCGTTTTGACCGGCTACCTCGGCGCTGGCAAGACCACGCTCCTAAATCGCATCCTCACCGAGAACCACGGCAAGCGCTACGCCGTGATCGTCAACGAATTCGGTGAGGTGGGCATCGACAACGAGCTGGTGGCGCACTCTGACGAGGAAATCTTCGAGATGAACAACGGCTGCATCTGTTGCACCGTGCGCGGCGACCTCATCCGCATGGTGGGGGGGCTCATCCGGCGCAAGGGGCACCTGGACGCCGTGCTCATCGAGACCACCGGGCTGGCCGACCCCGCGCCGGTGATCCAGACCTTCTTTCTGGACCAGGAGACCAAGGACCGCACCGCCCTGGACGCGGTGGTCACAGTCGTCGACGCCCGTCATTTCGAAGGCCAGCTGGGTCAAAGCAAGGAAGCCCGCGAACAGGTGGTCTTCGCTGACGCGATCATCTTGAACAAGACCGACCTGGTGGATCAAGCCGGCCTCGACCTGGCGCTGGAGAGCATCCGCCGCCTGAATCCGAGGGCCGAGGTCATCCCTTCCACGCGGTGCGACGTCCCGTTGGACAAGGTTCTTGGCAGGCGTTCCTTCGACCTCATGAAGCTTTTGGACATCGAGCCGGACCTTTTGGACGAGGGAGCGCACGAGCACAGCCACGATGAAGTCCAGTCCGTGTCCATGGTGAGCGACAAGCCCGTTGATTTCGACAAATTCAAAGCCTGGATCGGAACGTACCTGAACGACCACGGCCAGCACGTCTACCGCTGCAAGGGCATTCTGAACATCCCGGGCGAACGCCAACGCCTTGTTTTCCAGGGCGTTCATATGCTGGTGGAAATGGGCTTTGGCCACCCCTGGAAAGAAGACGAGGCGCGGCAAAGCAAGGTCGTCTTCATCGGCAGGAATCTGGACCGTCTAGCCCTCCAAATTGCCTTTCGCGGCTGCCTGGTGAAATGATGGGTGCCCCTACGCTCCTCTCCCCCGGACTCTGGCAATGGAACCTGGGCGCCTACATCGACCAGGCAACGTTCTCCAGTGACGGCTCGCGCGTGGCCTTCGCCCTTGGCGACGGCCGTATAGCCACCATAGGTGTTCCCTGCGACGATCCCCAATTTTCTGCCGTCCACCAAGGTTCCTGCCTGAGCCTGGCCCCTCACCCGGCCGGAGGCTTCATCAGCGGAGGCGACGATGGTCTGCTGGCCTACACGTCCCCGGATGGCACCGTGGACGAGATCATCCGTTCCAAGGGGCACTGGCTCGAACACATGGCCCGGTCGAAAAACGGCGACACCGTTGCCGTGGCGGCAGGCAGGGAGGTCATCATCTTAGACCTCGCGGCCGGTTCCCTGGCGACATACGGCCCTCATCCCGCTTCGGTGTCCGGGATAGCAGTGAGCCCGGCTGGAGGCGTCCTGGCCGCCACACACGTGGGCGGCGTCTCTCTCTATGACTTGGACGAGCCAGGCGAGCCGATCACCCTGGATCTGCGCGGCTTGAATGTGGCACCGGCCTTTTCCCCGGACGGCAACTATCTTGCCTGCGGCCACCAGGAAAACGCGGTGCACATCATCGACCTGGCCTCACGCAAGGTTTTCGGGCTTTCCGGCCTGCCCGCCAAACCCGGCAAGCTGGACTGGTCCCACGACGGAAGCCTGCTGCTGCACTCAGGCACCAAGGCGGTGATCTGCTGGCCGGTTCCGGCCTGCTTCCGGGAGAATCCGCAGCCGGTTGCCTTCGCCGTGCAGGAAGAGGCCAGAATGTGCTCCCTGAGCGCCAACCCTCTGATCCCCTTCGCGGCTGGCGGATTCACGGACGGCACGGTGCTCCTGGCGGAGCTCAAACGCTTTGCGGCCTTCCCGCTGGACATCGTCCCTGCAAGTCCAGTCTCCGCCCTGGCCTGGAGTGCTCAGGGGCTTCATTTGGCTTGCGGATTTGAAGACGGCCGGGCCATTCTCTTAGACATGGGCGAGATGCTCTCGGGCAACTGACACTCTGGAGGCAGCTATGCGCAAGGCTCTTCTACTGGTGCTTTTCCTGGCTTTGACCGCTCCCCGGGCTTTGGCAGGCGAGTTCGACGCTGTGAAGTCCAAGCTCATCTCGGATGGCATTCCTCAGTCCGAGGTGAATTCCGTCTTCTCCAAGCCGGAAGTGCGGTTCACCCCTGATCCCATGGGAAAGAAGCTCCTGGAGATGTATACGGCCAAGTTTGGTTCCGACGTGGTCCGCAAACTCCAGACGCGCTTAAGCACCCTCGGCTACTTCTTCGGTCCGGCCAACGGCCGCCCGGATTACCTGTTCAGAAATGGTCTGCGAGCCTTCCAGCGCGACCATGGTCTCTCCGTGGACGGCCGGTACAGCCAGGACCTGCTCACTCTTGCCGAACAGGAACAGCAGAAGGCCTCCGCTGAGACGCAATCCGAGCTCAAGGAAATGGCCGCAAAGGGTCCTCCTGACATGTACGAGGTCATCATCCAGCCCGAGCGTTTGGCCGAGGCCAAGGCTTTCCTGGAGGCCAACAGGCAGATTCTCGATGAGGTGCAGCAGCGCTACGGGGTCCCGGCAGTGGTTACGGTCGGGCTTCTCACTGTTGAAACCCGCGTAGGCAAGTTCCTGGGAGACAATCTGGCGCTCAACAACCTGGCGAGCATGGCGGCCTCCTCCAAGGCTGCCAGCGTCATGAGCGTCTTTGCCGGGGAAAATGTCACCCCAGACCGCAAAGCATGGCTGGATACAAAGGCTTCGGAAAAAGCCGCCTGGGCCTACACGGAACTCAAGGCCCTATTCCAATATGCCCGCCAGAATAAGCTGGATATGGGGGGCATGCCCGGGTCAATCTACGGGGCCATCGGCGTCAGCCAGTTCATGCCGACAAGCCTCTTGCGCTACGGTGCGGACGGTGACGGCGACGGCAGGGTGGACATCTTCAATGTTCGCGATGCCGTGAACTCCATGGCCAACTACCTGCGCGCCCACGGTTTCACAGGCAACCTGAATGACGAGGCCACTCTGCGCGAAGCGCTGTTCCGCTACAACCATTCGCAGACCTATGTGAACACCATCATGGCCGTTTCGCACTTCCTCAAAGGGGGCGCGCCTCTCCCGTAATCATACAACTTTTGACGTTTATACCAAAAAAAATTAGGGAAACAGGTATTGTTGCTTCCCGGCGTAATCCGTTAGGGGTTGAATGGATTATTTCCCGCTGATGAAAAAAGCTGTTTGTAGTGGGCCGCATCCATGTTGAAAAAGATACCCTTGAACGATCTGAAGCCAGGCATGTTCGTCAGCGCTTTTGATCTTTCTTGGTTCAAACACCCCTACGTTTCCACCCGCCTGGGACTCGTGCGCGACCAGAACCTGATCGAGGAACTCCGCCGCCTCGGAGTAAGCCAGGTTGAAGTCGACACGTCCAGGTCCGCCCTTGCCCCAAAAGCGCCACCCGCAGCTGCTGAGGCCGAGTCCCTCAAGAAACCCCGCGCAACTCCGTGCCCTCCGATTTCAGACCCGGAACGGACTGCACGGTTTGCGAAGAAGCTCTTCGACCAGGCCATGAGCGCCACCAAAGCCTTGATGGATAGCGTCACCAAGGGCAACGCCGTAGACATTGAGGAGTTGCAACCGCTTATAGCCAAGCTCATTGATTCGGTTAACCAGAACGAAAATGTGCTGCACGTTCTGTTCTCGCTAAAGACCTACGACGACTACACCTACACGCATTCTCTTAATTTGGCCGGTCTTGGAGTGCTTTTGGGCAAATCCATGGGGTTGGAAACTGCCGACCTGGAAACACTGGGACTGGCCGGAATTCTCCATGATGTTGGCAAATGCCTCGTTCCCAAGGAGATTATCGCCAAGCCCAGCACGCTCACACCCGCCGAATTCGAGGCCGTAAAACTCCACCCCTGCCTGGGTTATGAGCATCTCAGAAGGCAGGGCAACATTCCCGAGATTGTCCTGAGGGCCGTGCTCGAGCATCATGAACGCATTGACGGGAAGGGGTATCCCGCTGGCCTTACCAGGGATGCCATTCATCCTTTCAGTTCCATCATCAGCGTGGTGGATGTCTACGACGCCCTGACCTCTGACCGGGCCTACCGGAGCCCTGTTTCTCCATACTTGGCTCTGCGGACGCTTTTCAGTCTCAGAGGCCAGGCTTTCCCCGAGGACATGGTGGACCGCTTCATCAAGCATCTCGGCGTTTACCCCGCCTATAGCGTCGTGCAGCTCAGAAATGGATGCTACGCCCTTGTTGTCAAGCAGACGCCAGGCAAACCGCTCTTCCCGGAAGTGATGGTATTCTGCGACAGCAACCGCAGGCCCGTGGTCAAACGCAAGGTGGACACGTGGAGATTATGCGGTGAAATGGCCCGCAAGGAATTCGAAATAGAACGCCCGGTGGAACCGGACGAGTTGTCCGCTCCCACTGCCGCTGGCATCGCATAGGTACGCCGGCCATGCTCCCGGCCGGAGTCACCATGCATTCGGAGACTCCACAGAGTGGGTTTGCACAAAACTTGAGGGAGCACGCCGGTGCTCTGGCAGGCTGTAGGGCCAGGGCGAAGGACGTTCGCTGCACCCTGAACCACTTTTCGCCGCAATGACGAGTCCGCAGGAGGTCATCTTCGTTTTCAGGCCTCCCATCTCGCCGCGCTTCTCTGTGGCCAGAGGAGCCTCGCCATGGCGGTAATCAAACGCATTCCAGTTGAGCGGCTGCGTCCGGGCATGTTCGTAAGCAGGTTTGAGCTCTCCTGGTTCAAGCATCCCTATCTGACCTCCCGTCTCGGCGTGCTGGGCGATCATAAAACCATCGCTGAGCTCAAGGCACTTGGCATCGATTCGGTTGAGATCGATCTGGACAGAGGTTTGGATGTGGAGGAGCCATGCCAAGATGACTGGTTACTCCACCAGGGAGAACCTCCGAAGCCTGACAATTCCGAAACAGCCATTCCCTCTGCGTCAGATCCCTCAAGAACCCTGCGTTTCGCCAAGAAGCTCTTCACTGAAGCCGTGGACCGCACCAGGCATGTTCTGGGTGGAGTTGAAGACGGCAAGCCTGTTGAGCTCGAACAGGCAAAAATGCTCATTGCCAGGCTCATAGCCTCCGTCAAGACCAACGAGAGCGTCCTGCGCCTGCTCTGTGTTCTCAAGGACTACGACGAATATACATACACCCACAGTTTGAACGTGGCGTCCATGGGGGTTCTTTTCGGCAACCACATGGGCCTTCCGGACAGTCAGCTTGAACTCATCGGCTTGTCGGGCCTGTTGCACGATGTGGGCAAATGTCTGCTCCCGAAGGACATCGTGAACAAACCCAGCAAGCTGACCGACGCTGAGTACGAGGTGATGAAAAGCCATACGGTGCTGGGCTGGGAGTACATCAAAGATCAGCCAGGCATTCCGGTTCCCGCGGCGCTGGGAGTTCTGGAACACCATGAGAGGCTCGATGGCAGCGGCTATCCCAGGAGGCTCAAAGGAAGCAACATCGCCGGAGTTTCCCGAATTCTCTCGGTCCTTGACGTCTACGACGCCCTGACCAGCGACAGGGTCTACCGGACGCGTATGAGCCCGCACATGGCGCTTAGGACCATCTACGAAAAACGGGGGGGGGCATTTCCCGAGAACGTCCTGGACCGTTTCGTCAAGTGCGTGGGTCTTTACCCCCCTGGCACCGTGGTCCAGCTTAAAAATGGCTACTACGCGATTGTGACCGGGCATGACCCGGCAAGACCCTTGAACCCGTACATGACGATTTTCAGAAACCCTGACGGCCTCCCGGTGAAACCCAGGAGAGTGGCAACGCTGCGTCTTGGGTTGGAGAAATCCGCGTCAGGCTACGAGATAGCCCGGCATGTGGAACCCACTGAAGTTCCCCCTCCTGACTTGGGGACTTTGCTCTGAGGACCTGGGCCGCTGCCGGCAATTATTTTGGCCAAGGCTCCTGACGGTTGCCAAAAAACCGCTCCCGGGCTTAAGAAAATACAAAGTATAAGAACTGCAAGAGCCGGGGTGCCCATGGCCGTAATTCGGGACGTCTTGGACATCGTCAGACGTCATGTTCAGCCCCCCACCTGCTGCGTCTGGCGCAAGGGGTTAACCCGGGAAGCCTTTAAGGCCGACATTCTCGCCGGGCTTACCGGCGCGGTGGTCGTGCTTCCGCAAGGCGTGGCCTTCGCCCTTATCGCCGGCCTGCCTCCCGAATTCGGCCTGTACACGGCCATTGTCCCCACCATCATCGCCGCCCTCTTCGGGTCGAGCCATCACCTGATATCTGGACCCACAACGGCCATCTCCATCGTGGTCTTCGCCAATATCTCCACCATGGCGCAGCCGTTTACCCCCCGATACATCGAGTTGGCCCTGACACTCACCTTCCTTACCGGACTTTTCCAACTGGGCCTTGGTATGGCCAAAATGGGCGGCCTGATTAATTTCG is a genomic window of Desulfovibrio sp. containing:
- a CDS encoding AzlD domain-containing protein, which encodes MNQSEIFLTIVGMAAVTYVPRVVPALFFATRSMPEPLRRFLSVVPPAVLGALLAQSVLLEGGRLRFTADNCFLWASLLTGILAWRTKGFFGPVLAGMALVAASRYFLGA
- a CDS encoding AzlC family ABC transporter permease, with translation MFETKRREPSAFSQALPIVLGYLPVGFAYGVLAVKAGLSVANTGLMSVLVFAGSAQLIGVDMLGAGAPPVSVIATTLVVNLRHVLFSAALSPYLGGWPRRRIARFCYQLTDETFALHATRFHNQQQSATHTLAINMFTQSAWVIGGLAGAVAGGFVPDVKPFGLDFALAAMFAVLLVGQLLSFAHVLAGGLGAAIALVLSQTPAAPYATLVAAVVAAAVAAATPWTKNRKAEAAGSQ
- a CDS encoding molybdopterin-dependent oxidoreductase translates to MKTSRTITTCTRDCPSCCGLVAQVENGRLTGISGNPDHPLNKGGCCAKMKHYVNRVYSPERVLHPMRRQGAAWNRISWEEALDEWAQRIKTIIAQSGSEAILHYQGYGERTALKLLNARFFSHLGGATTLTGSLCSGTAFAAMGLDFGTRVSHDPLDHLNSRTIILWGRNPAATQFNMARILGLARKNGSTIWLVDPAATESLALCDRHIQVKPGADLHLALGAARIILENSWEDSSFLANRTEGFDAFKQLVFSQSCTGHADRAGVDPADIYDLAQAMCKSGPAAVLLGWGMHRHTDAHASVRAIDALAAITGNIGIPGGGVSQGFEEYGPYDQTVWGDELHPPRRTLRIPTIGAEILGAENPPVRMAVVSAANPVCMAPDSGQVALAFASREFVVYLGHFMDDTARHAHLFLPCATFLEEDDIVAAYGHNHVGPVNKAIEPLGQCRSQFDIYQSLAKRFPFAQDFVKPMDEWLEIICRPFLEKGFTLDTLRKGPARDPDAPMVPWSDGAFLTSSGRFEFIGDILETTDGEQEYPLTLLTTGSPKHLCSELTLAEHSPLPEARIHPDTGRELGLAENSPAYLKSDLGRMTVLVVFDPRQRKDVCLCRRGGWITAGHGLNRLIPARVSSLGNGTPYYQTRVVLRPVDSKDAGN
- a CDS encoding GTP-binding protein, with amino-acid sequence MLPIPVTVLTGYLGAGKTTLLNRILTENHGKRYAVIVNEFGEVGIDNELVAHSDEEIFEMNNGCICCTVRGDLIRMVGGLIRRKGHLDAVLIETTGLADPAPVIQTFFLDQETKDRTALDAVVTVVDARHFEGQLGQSKEAREQVVFADAIILNKTDLVDQAGLDLALESIRRLNPRAEVIPSTRCDVPLDKVLGRRSFDLMKLLDIEPDLLDEGAHEHSHDEVQSVSMVSDKPVDFDKFKAWIGTYLNDHGQHVYRCKGILNIPGERQRLVFQGVHMLVEMGFGHPWKEDEARQSKVVFIGRNLDRLALQIAFRGCLVK
- a CDS encoding WD40 repeat domain-containing protein produces the protein MGAPTLLSPGLWQWNLGAYIDQATFSSDGSRVAFALGDGRIATIGVPCDDPQFSAVHQGSCLSLAPHPAGGFISGGDDGLLAYTSPDGTVDEIIRSKGHWLEHMARSKNGDTVAVAAGREVIILDLAAGSLATYGPHPASVSGIAVSPAGGVLAATHVGGVSLYDLDEPGEPITLDLRGLNVAPAFSPDGNYLACGHQENAVHIIDLASRKVFGLSGLPAKPGKLDWSHDGSLLLHSGTKAVICWPVPACFRENPQPVAFAVQEEARMCSLSANPLIPFAAGGFTDGTVLLAELKRFAAFPLDIVPASPVSALAWSAQGLHLACGFEDGRAILLDMGEMLSGN
- a CDS encoding lytic murein transglycosylase, with the translated sequence MRKALLLVLFLALTAPRALAGEFDAVKSKLISDGIPQSEVNSVFSKPEVRFTPDPMGKKLLEMYTAKFGSDVVRKLQTRLSTLGYFFGPANGRPDYLFRNGLRAFQRDHGLSVDGRYSQDLLTLAEQEQQKASAETQSELKEMAAKGPPDMYEVIIQPERLAEAKAFLEANRQILDEVQQRYGVPAVVTVGLLTVETRVGKFLGDNLALNNLASMAASSKAASVMSVFAGENVTPDRKAWLDTKASEKAAWAYTELKALFQYARQNKLDMGGMPGSIYGAIGVSQFMPTSLLRYGADGDGDGRVDIFNVRDAVNSMANYLRAHGFTGNLNDEATLREALFRYNHSQTYVNTIMAVSHFLKGGAPLP
- a CDS encoding HD-GYP domain-containing protein — encoded protein: MLKKIPLNDLKPGMFVSAFDLSWFKHPYVSTRLGLVRDQNLIEELRRLGVSQVEVDTSRSALAPKAPPAAAEAESLKKPRATPCPPISDPERTARFAKKLFDQAMSATKALMDSVTKGNAVDIEELQPLIAKLIDSVNQNENVLHVLFSLKTYDDYTYTHSLNLAGLGVLLGKSMGLETADLETLGLAGILHDVGKCLVPKEIIAKPSTLTPAEFEAVKLHPCLGYEHLRRQGNIPEIVLRAVLEHHERIDGKGYPAGLTRDAIHPFSSIISVVDVYDALTSDRAYRSPVSPYLALRTLFSLRGQAFPEDMVDRFIKHLGVYPAYSVVQLRNGCYALVVKQTPGKPLFPEVMVFCDSNRRPVVKRKVDTWRLCGEMARKEFEIERPVEPDELSAPTAAGIA
- a CDS encoding HD-GYP domain-containing protein — translated: MAVIKRIPVERLRPGMFVSRFELSWFKHPYLTSRLGVLGDHKTIAELKALGIDSVEIDLDRGLDVEEPCQDDWLLHQGEPPKPDNSETAIPSASDPSRTLRFAKKLFTEAVDRTRHVLGGVEDGKPVELEQAKMLIARLIASVKTNESVLRLLCVLKDYDEYTYTHSLNVASMGVLFGNHMGLPDSQLELIGLSGLLHDVGKCLLPKDIVNKPSKLTDAEYEVMKSHTVLGWEYIKDQPGIPVPAALGVLEHHERLDGSGYPRRLKGSNIAGVSRILSVLDVYDALTSDRVYRTRMSPHMALRTIYEKRGGAFPENVLDRFVKCVGLYPPGTVVQLKNGYYAIVTGHDPARPLNPYMTIFRNPDGLPVKPRRVATLRLGLEKSASGYEIARHVEPTEVPPPDLGTLL